The following are encoded in a window of Sinomonas cyclohexanicum genomic DNA:
- a CDS encoding GntR family transcriptional regulator, translating into MSTAAHGVSAPPGERSASKSELAYEWLHEQIVTGALEPGARLVLSQVADKLDVSVVPVREAVRRLEAEGLVTFEKNVGATVAGIDPTEYLYTMQTLSLVEGAATALSAPSITAEDIAAAREVNERMRVFLAPDPLHFDPVVFTALNREFHSVLFEHCPNPHILDLVHRGWNRLKALRGSTFSYVPERATESIEEHEALLSLIETGAPTGEIELAARRHRSATLEAYLAHTGENPGFPTL; encoded by the coding sequence GTGAGTACCGCGGCCCATGGAGTCTCCGCCCCGCCGGGCGAGCGCAGCGCGAGCAAGTCCGAGCTCGCGTACGAGTGGCTCCACGAGCAGATCGTCACCGGAGCGCTCGAGCCCGGCGCCCGCCTCGTCCTCTCCCAGGTCGCGGACAAGCTCGATGTGTCCGTGGTCCCGGTCCGCGAGGCGGTGCGGCGGCTCGAGGCCGAGGGCCTCGTCACGTTCGAGAAGAACGTGGGGGCCACGGTCGCCGGGATTGACCCGACAGAGTACCTGTACACGATGCAGACGCTCAGCCTCGTGGAGGGCGCCGCGACCGCACTGTCCGCGCCGTCGATCACGGCGGAGGACATCGCCGCGGCCCGCGAGGTCAACGAGCGCATGCGCGTGTTCCTGGCCCCCGACCCGCTCCACTTCGATCCGGTGGTGTTCACGGCCCTCAACCGCGAGTTCCACTCCGTCCTGTTCGAGCACTGCCCGAACCCGCACATCCTCGACCTCGTGCACCGCGGCTGGAACCGGCTCAAGGCCCTCCGCGGCTCGACGTTCAGCTACGTCCCTGAGCGCGCCACCGAGTCGATCGAGGAGCACGAGGCCCTCCTGTCGCTCATCGAGACCGGCGCGCCCACGGGCGAGATCGAGCTCGCCGCGCGGCGCCACCGCTCGGCCACCCTCGAGGCCTACCTCGCCCACACCGGCGAGAACCCCGGGTTCCCGACCCTCTGA
- the hpaD gene encoding 3,4-dihydroxyphenylacetate 2,3-dioxygenase: MTNREDMTLTSSGFYVSQEAPIRTDNPVPTPSVPAPDILRCAYMELVVTDLKRSRDFYVDVLGLTVTEEDENAVYLRSLEEFIHHNLVLRQGPVAAVAAFSYRVRTPEDLEKAVAFYTELGCRVERRKEGFTKGIGDSVRVTDPLGFPYEFFHDVEHVERLAWRYDLYTPGALVRLDHFNQVTPDVPRATKFMQDLGFRVTEDIQDEEGTVYAAWMRRKPTVHDTAMTGGNGPRMHHVAFSTHEKHNILAICDKLGALRMSDAIERGPGRHGVSNAFYLYLRDPDGHRVEIYTQDYYTGDPDNPVVTWDVHDNQRRDWWGNPVVPSWYTEASLVLDLDGNPQPVVERTESSEMDVTIGADGFSYTRADDENGSYHGQASKGFKIGNQL; this comes from the coding sequence ATGACCAACCGTGAAGACATGACCCTCACCTCCTCCGGGTTCTACGTGTCGCAGGAGGCCCCCATCCGCACCGACAACCCGGTCCCGACGCCGTCGGTGCCCGCCCCGGACATCCTGCGCTGCGCGTACATGGAGCTCGTGGTGACCGACCTCAAGCGCTCGCGCGACTTCTACGTCGACGTGCTCGGCCTCACCGTGACCGAGGAGGACGAGAACGCCGTCTACCTGCGCTCGCTCGAGGAGTTCATCCACCACAACCTCGTGCTGCGCCAGGGCCCTGTCGCCGCCGTCGCCGCGTTCTCCTACCGCGTCCGCACGCCGGAGGACCTCGAGAAGGCCGTGGCGTTCTACACCGAGCTCGGCTGCCGCGTGGAGCGCCGCAAGGAGGGCTTCACGAAGGGCATCGGCGATTCGGTGCGGGTCACCGACCCGCTGGGCTTCCCGTACGAGTTCTTCCACGACGTGGAGCACGTCGAGCGCCTCGCGTGGCGCTACGACCTCTACACGCCGGGGGCCCTCGTCCGCCTCGACCACTTCAACCAGGTCACCCCGGACGTGCCGCGCGCCACGAAGTTCATGCAGGACCTCGGCTTCCGCGTCACGGAGGACATCCAGGACGAGGAGGGCACGGTCTACGCCGCGTGGATGCGCCGCAAGCCGACCGTCCACGACACCGCGATGACCGGCGGCAACGGCCCGCGCATGCACCATGTCGCGTTCTCGACCCACGAGAAGCACAACATCCTCGCGATCTGCGACAAGCTCGGCGCGCTGCGCATGTCCGACGCGATCGAGCGTGGGCCGGGCCGCCATGGTGTCTCCAACGCGTTCTACCTCTACCTCCGCGACCCGGACGGCCACCGCGTCGAGATCTACACGCAGGACTACTACACGGGCGACCCGGACAACCCCGTCGTCACGTGGGACGTCCACGACAACCAGCGCCGCGACTGGTGGGGCAACCCGGTCGTCCCGTCGTGGTACACCGAGGCCTCGCTCGTCCTCGACCTCGACGGCAACCCGCAGCCCGTCGTCGAGCGCACCGAGTCCTCTGAGATGGACGTGACGATCGGCGCCGACGGGTTCTCCTACACCCGCGCGGACGACGAGAACGGCTCGTACCACGGCCAGGCCTCGAAGGGCTTCAAGATCGGCAACCAGCTCTAA
- the hpaH gene encoding 2-oxo-hept-4-ene-1,7-dioate hydratase, whose amino-acid sequence MLNEETIAAIADELVEAGRTRTPVPLLHTRYESMDVEDSYAVQKLWASRLEAEGRRVAGRKIGLTSKAMQAATGITEPDYGVIFDDQVLENGAVVEWKRYTHPRIEVELAFKLGRDLKGPGVTLFDVLDATDYVVPALEILDSRIEMEGRTIVDTISDNAALGAMVVGGRPVRPHDVDLRWVSSLLYRNQEIVETGVAAGVLNHPATGVAWLADKLAQHGQDLRAGDIILAGSFTRPMWVYEGDTVYADYGPLGTVTCRFV is encoded by the coding sequence ATGCTGAACGAAGAGACCATCGCGGCAATCGCCGATGAGCTCGTGGAGGCGGGACGGACGCGCACGCCCGTCCCGCTCCTCCACACGCGCTACGAGAGCATGGACGTCGAAGACTCCTACGCCGTCCAGAAGCTCTGGGCCAGCCGGCTCGAGGCGGAAGGACGGCGGGTCGCCGGACGCAAGATCGGCCTGACGTCCAAGGCCATGCAGGCGGCCACGGGCATCACCGAGCCGGACTACGGCGTCATCTTCGACGACCAGGTGCTGGAGAACGGCGCGGTCGTGGAGTGGAAGCGCTACACGCATCCGCGCATCGAGGTCGAGCTCGCCTTCAAGCTCGGCCGTGACCTCAAGGGCCCCGGCGTCACCCTGTTCGATGTGCTCGACGCGACGGACTACGTGGTGCCCGCCCTCGAGATCCTCGACTCGAGGATCGAGATGGAGGGCCGCACGATCGTGGACACCATCTCGGACAACGCGGCTTTGGGCGCCATGGTGGTGGGCGGACGCCCGGTGCGGCCGCACGACGTCGACCTCCGCTGGGTCTCGTCGCTGCTCTACCGCAACCAGGAGATCGTCGAGACAGGCGTCGCGGCCGGCGTCCTCAACCACCCGGCGACGGGCGTGGCGTGGCTCGCGGACAAGCTCGCCCAGCACGGGCAGGACCTGCGCGCGGGAGACATCATCCTGGCGGGCTCGTTCACGCGGCCCATGTGGGTGTACGAGGGCGACACGGTGTACGCGGACTACGGACCCCTGGGGACGGTGACATGCCGTTTCGTCTAG
- a CDS encoding HpcH/HpaI aldolase family protein, translating to MPFRLEPERTFRHALAAAAQAAGPDGPAAQIGLWVCSGSPLVAEIMAGSGAQWLLIDAEHSPNSLESVLAQLHAVHGYDVLPMVRLPWNDTVLIKQYLDLGAQNLLIPMVNDAEQARAAVAAVRYPPHGVRGVGSALARAARWNRIPDYLARADETISLTVQIETGEAVGNVEEILAVDGVDGIFIGPSDLAASMGLLGQQEHPEVRAAVERCIDAAQKAGKPAGVNAFVEATARHYIEHGARFVLVGADVSILARSSEELASRFAPASDTADDGERPASY from the coding sequence ATGCCGTTTCGTCTAGAGCCCGAGCGGACGTTCCGCCACGCCCTCGCCGCGGCCGCCCAGGCCGCGGGCCCCGATGGCCCGGCCGCGCAGATCGGCCTGTGGGTCTGCTCAGGGAGCCCGCTCGTCGCCGAGATCATGGCAGGGTCCGGCGCGCAGTGGCTCCTGATCGATGCCGAGCACAGCCCGAACTCGCTCGAGTCGGTCCTTGCCCAGCTGCACGCCGTGCACGGCTACGACGTGCTGCCCATGGTGCGGCTGCCGTGGAACGACACGGTGCTCATCAAGCAGTACCTCGACCTTGGGGCGCAGAACCTCCTCATCCCGATGGTCAACGATGCGGAGCAGGCCCGCGCCGCCGTCGCGGCGGTGCGGTACCCGCCTCACGGCGTCCGCGGCGTCGGCTCTGCGCTTGCCCGCGCGGCCCGGTGGAACCGCATCCCCGACTACCTGGCCCGCGCGGACGAGACCATCTCACTCACGGTGCAGATCGAGACGGGCGAGGCCGTGGGCAATGTCGAGGAGATCCTCGCCGTGGACGGCGTGGACGGGATCTTCATCGGACCGTCCGACCTCGCCGCCTCGATGGGACTGCTGGGCCAGCAGGAGCATCCCGAGGTGCGCGCCGCCGTCGAGCGCTGCATCGACGCCGCCCAGAAGGCCGGGAAGCCGGCGGGCGTGAACGCGTTCGTCGAGGCGACCGCGCGGCACTACATCGAGCACGGCGCGCGGTTCGTGCTCGTCGGCGCCGACGTTTCCATCCTCGCCCGCTCGAGCGAGGAGCTCGCCTCCCGCTTCGCGCCCGCGAGTGACACGGCGGACGATGGCGAGCGGCCGGCGAGCTACTGA
- a CDS encoding J-domain-containing protein, whose protein sequence is MAGGRREDELRRRLERAAELRAGGLAHSQEEAEELAREEELNRKRREVDTARRADYLIRDAMARGEFDHLKYAGKPIPNLDNVNDPDWWIKGLIEREQLTGLGPEALVLRVEDARLPETLDDLYTEKQVRDALESFNRRVIEARRQLLGGPPVVTKLRDVEAEVAAWHDRRAAAEASRAEGEAHDDATRPPSFWRRWFRRQTGA, encoded by the coding sequence ATGGCCGGTGGCCGACGCGAGGACGAGCTCCGGCGCCGCCTCGAGCGCGCCGCCGAGCTGCGGGCGGGCGGCCTAGCCCACTCCCAGGAGGAAGCCGAGGAGCTCGCACGCGAAGAGGAGCTCAACCGGAAGCGCCGGGAGGTCGATACCGCCCGCCGCGCCGACTACCTCATCCGCGACGCGATGGCCCGCGGCGAGTTCGACCACCTGAAGTACGCGGGCAAGCCCATCCCGAACCTCGACAACGTCAACGACCCGGACTGGTGGATCAAGGGCCTCATCGAGCGCGAGCAGCTCACGGGGCTCGGGCCCGAGGCCCTCGTCCTGCGCGTCGAGGACGCCCGGCTCCCTGAGACCCTGGACGACCTGTACACGGAGAAGCAGGTCCGCGACGCGCTCGAATCGTTCAACCGCCGCGTCATCGAAGCCAGACGGCAGCTCCTGGGTGGCCCGCCGGTCGTGACGAAGCTGCGTGATGTCGAGGCCGAGGTCGCGGCATGGCACGATCGCCGTGCGGCCGCTGAGGCTTCCCGCGCCGAGGGGGAGGCGCACGACGACGCCACGCGGCCGCCGTCGTTCTGGCGCCGTTGGTTCCGGCGCCAGACCGGAGCCTGA
- the hpaE gene encoding 5-carboxymethyl-2-hydroxymuconate semialdehyde dehydrogenase, which produces MSSHPVPQDLPTRIQHYIDGKFVDSVDGDTFDVLEPVSNEVYVKAAAGKKADIELAVAAAKRAFEEGPWPKMLPRERSRVLHKIADIVESRDARLAELESFDSGLPITQALGQARRAAENFRFFADLIVAQADDTFKVPGRQINYVNRKPIGVAGLITPWNTPFMLESWKLGPALATGNTVVLKPAEFTPLSASLWAGIFEEAGLPQGVFNLVNGLGEDAGDALVKHPDVPLISFTGESRTGQIIFGNAAPYLKGLSMELGGKSPAIVFADADLDAAIDATIFGVFSLNGERCTAGSRILVQRDIYDEFVERYAAQAKRVKVGYPHDPATEVGSLVHPEHFEKVMGYVEIGKNEGRLVAGGGQPEGFEFGNFVAPTVFADVKPDARIFQEEIFGPVVAITPFDSDEEALELANNTKYGLAAYVWTSDLKRAHNFAQSVEAGMVWLNSNNVRDLRTPFGGVKASGLGHEGGYRSIDFYTDQQAVHITLGKVHNPTFGKQDPAADANAEINTPTDLDDPDPR; this is translated from the coding sequence ATGAGCAGCCATCCGGTCCCCCAGGACCTCCCCACCCGGATCCAGCACTACATCGACGGCAAGTTCGTCGACTCGGTGGACGGCGACACGTTCGACGTCCTCGAGCCCGTCTCCAACGAGGTCTACGTCAAGGCCGCCGCCGGCAAGAAGGCGGACATCGAGCTCGCCGTGGCGGCCGCGAAGCGCGCCTTCGAGGAGGGCCCTTGGCCGAAGATGCTCCCCCGCGAGCGCTCCCGCGTGCTCCACAAGATCGCGGACATCGTGGAGTCCCGTGACGCACGACTCGCCGAGCTCGAGTCCTTCGACTCCGGCCTGCCCATCACGCAGGCCCTCGGCCAGGCCCGCCGCGCCGCTGAGAACTTCCGCTTCTTCGCGGACCTGATCGTGGCCCAGGCGGATGACACGTTCAAGGTGCCGGGCCGCCAGATCAACTACGTCAACCGCAAGCCCATCGGCGTCGCCGGCCTCATCACGCCGTGGAACACGCCGTTCATGCTCGAGTCCTGGAAGCTCGGCCCCGCGCTCGCCACGGGCAACACCGTGGTGCTCAAGCCCGCCGAGTTCACCCCGCTCTCGGCCTCGTTGTGGGCCGGGATCTTCGAGGAGGCCGGCCTCCCCCAGGGCGTCTTCAACCTCGTCAACGGACTCGGCGAGGACGCCGGCGACGCGCTCGTGAAGCATCCCGACGTGCCGCTCATCTCGTTCACGGGCGAGAGCCGCACGGGCCAGATCATCTTCGGCAACGCCGCCCCCTACCTCAAGGGCCTCTCGATGGAGCTGGGCGGCAAGAGCCCCGCGATCGTCTTCGCCGATGCCGATCTGGACGCGGCCATCGACGCCACGATCTTCGGCGTCTTCTCCCTCAACGGCGAGCGCTGCACCGCCGGCTCGCGCATCCTGGTCCAGCGGGACATCTACGACGAGTTCGTGGAGCGCTACGCCGCCCAGGCCAAGCGCGTCAAGGTCGGCTACCCGCACGACCCGGCCACCGAGGTGGGCTCGCTGGTCCACCCGGAGCACTTTGAGAAGGTCATGGGCTACGTCGAGATCGGCAAGAACGAGGGCCGCCTCGTAGCCGGCGGCGGGCAGCCTGAGGGCTTCGAGTTCGGCAATTTCGTCGCCCCGACCGTGTTCGCGGACGTCAAGCCAGATGCACGGATCTTCCAGGAGGAGATCTTCGGCCCGGTCGTGGCGATCACGCCGTTCGACTCGGACGAGGAGGCCCTCGAGCTCGCCAACAACACGAAGTACGGCCTGGCCGCCTACGTGTGGACCTCGGACCTCAAGCGCGCACACAACTTCGCGCAGTCCGTCGAGGCCGGCATGGTGTGGCTCAACTCGAACAACGTCCGCGACCTGCGCACCCCGTTCGGCGGTGTGAAGGCCTCGGGCCTGGGCCACGAGGGCGGCTACCGCTCGATCGACTTCTACACGGACCAGCAGGCCGTGCACATCACCCTCGGCAAGGTGCACAACCCGACGTTCGGCAAGCAGGATCCGGCCGCGGACGCCAACGCGGAAATCAACACTCCGACCGACCTCGACGACCCGGATCCCCGCTGA
- a CDS encoding fumarylacetoacetate hydrolase family protein, with protein sequence MERAEQHDQLRQDTISAAGKVIAVHLNYPSRAAQRGRTPAVPSYFLKPGRSLALDGAELARPKGVELLTVEGEVALIIGAAARNVSPEDAWAHVSHVTAANDAGLADLRWPDKGSNLRSKGGDGIAPIGPVLLPAQELDPAGLRVRMWINGKLIQEDSTATLFFPFSQLIADLSRLMTLEPGDVILTGTPAGATVAQPGDVVEVEVDGEAADGAMLTTGRLANKVVESGLVLEPFGALPKLTDADRIDAWGSAEAAGITAAGEAAPSSSTEPAAAGDDRPKSVLTPELIEKLKSVGTATLSVQLRKRGMQNCHIEGLTPTHPGAKVVGTARTLRYIPAREDLFKEFGGGYNAQKRAVDSLRPGDILVMDARGEKGTGTLGDVLALRAQVLGAAAIITDGGIRDFGPVSGMDIPAWGANPHPAVLGRRHVPWSVDDTIACGGAAVVPGDVIVGDEDGLVVIPPALVAEVAEDAVVQERMEAWVADRVTEGHPVDGLFPMNAEWKAKYEAYLAGHAQSDQAAPQQGAHRP encoded by the coding sequence GTGGAGCGAGCAGAACAGCACGACCAGCTGCGCCAGGACACCATCAGCGCCGCAGGCAAGGTCATCGCCGTCCACCTCAACTACCCCAGCCGCGCTGCACAGCGCGGCCGCACCCCGGCCGTGCCCTCGTACTTCCTCAAGCCCGGCAGGTCGCTCGCGCTCGACGGCGCCGAGCTCGCCCGGCCGAAGGGCGTCGAGCTCCTCACGGTCGAGGGCGAGGTGGCCCTTATCATCGGCGCTGCCGCCCGGAACGTGTCCCCCGAGGACGCCTGGGCGCACGTGAGCCACGTGACCGCCGCGAACGACGCCGGCCTCGCGGACCTCCGCTGGCCCGACAAGGGCTCCAATCTCCGCTCCAAGGGCGGCGACGGCATCGCCCCGATCGGCCCCGTCCTCCTCCCCGCCCAGGAGCTCGACCCCGCAGGCCTCCGGGTCCGGATGTGGATCAACGGCAAGCTCATCCAGGAGGACTCGACCGCGACCCTCTTCTTCCCGTTCTCCCAGCTCATCGCGGACCTCTCCCGCCTCATGACCCTCGAGCCCGGGGACGTGATCCTCACCGGCACCCCGGCCGGCGCGACCGTGGCTCAGCCCGGCGACGTGGTCGAGGTGGAGGTCGACGGCGAAGCGGCCGACGGCGCGATGCTCACCACCGGGCGCCTCGCCAACAAGGTGGTCGAGTCCGGGCTGGTCCTCGAGCCCTTCGGCGCCCTGCCCAAACTGACAGATGCAGACAGGATCGACGCGTGGGGCTCCGCCGAGGCGGCGGGGATCACAGCGGCCGGCGAGGCCGCGCCGTCGTCCTCCACGGAGCCTGCCGCTGCGGGAGACGATCGCCCCAAGAGCGTCCTGACGCCCGAGCTCATCGAGAAGCTCAAGAGCGTCGGCACGGCGACGCTGAGCGTCCAGCTGCGCAAGCGCGGCATGCAGAACTGCCACATCGAGGGCCTCACGCCCACCCATCCGGGCGCCAAGGTGGTCGGCACCGCCCGCACCCTGCGCTACATCCCGGCCCGCGAGGACCTGTTCAAAGAGTTCGGCGGCGGATACAACGCCCAGAAGCGGGCGGTCGACTCGCTCCGCCCGGGCGACATCCTCGTCATGGACGCCCGCGGGGAGAAGGGAACGGGCACCCTCGGCGACGTCCTCGCGCTCCGCGCCCAGGTCCTCGGCGCCGCGGCCATTATCACCGACGGCGGCATCCGCGACTTCGGCCCCGTCTCCGGCATGGACATCCCCGCGTGGGGCGCCAACCCGCACCCCGCCGTCCTCGGGCGACGCCACGTCCCGTGGAGCGTCGACGACACGATCGCGTGCGGAGGCGCGGCGGTGGTGCCCGGCGACGTGATCGTGGGCGACGAGGATGGCCTCGTGGTCATCCCGCCGGCGCTCGTCGCGGAGGTCGCGGAGGACGCCGTCGTCCAGGAGCGCATGGAGGCCTGGGTCGCGGACCGCGTCACCGAGGGCCACCCGGTGGACGGACTCTTCCCGATGAACGCCGAGTGGAAGGCGAAGTACGAGGCGTACCTCGCCGGGCACGCCCAGTCGGATCAGGCTGCCCCGCAGCAGGGAGCCCACAGGCCGTGA